One region of Drosophila kikkawai strain 14028-0561.14 chromosome 2R, DkikHiC1v2, whole genome shotgun sequence genomic DNA includes:
- the Galphaq gene encoding G protein alpha q subunit isoform X1, translating to MECCLSEEAKEQKRINTEIEKQLRRDKRDARRELKLLLLGTGESGKSTFIKQMRIIHGSGYSEDDKRGYIKLVFQNIFMAMQSMIKAMDMLKISYGQGEHSELADLVMSIDYETVTTFEDPYLNAIKTLWDDAGIQECYDRRREYQLTDSAKYYLKDLDRVAQPAYLPTEQDILRVRVPTTGIIEYPFDLEEIRFRMVDVGGQRSERRKWIHCFENVTSIIFLVALSEYDQILFESDNENRMEESKALFRTIITYPWFQNSSVILFLNKKDLLEEKIMYSHLVDYFPEYDGPQRDAIAAREFILRMFVDLNPDSEKIIYSHFTCATDTENIRFVFAAVKDTILQSNLKEYNLV from the exons ATGGAGTGCTGTTTATCGGAGGAGGCCAAGGAACAAAAGCGCATCAATACGGAAATCGAGAAGCAGTTGCGCCGGGACAAGAGAGATGCGCGTCGCGAGCTTAAACTGTTGTTGCTGG GCACTGGCGAGTCCGGCAAGTCAACATTTATCAAACAGATGCGCATTATCCACGGCAGTGGCTACTCGGAAGACGACAAGCGCGGCTACATCAAGCTGGTCTTTCAGAACATATTCATGGCCATGCAATCAATGATCAAGGCCATGGACATGCTGAAGATATCCTATGGCCAGGGAGAGCATAGC GAACTGGCCGATCTGGTGATGAGCATCGACTACGAAACAGTCACCACGTTTGAGGATCCATACTTGAATGCCATCAAAACGCTGTGGGACGATGCTGGCATCCAGGAGTGCTACGATCGTCGTAGGGAATATCAATTGACAGATTCAGCCAAATA TTATCTGAAGGATCTCGATCGTGTGGCTCAACCTGCATATTTACCCACTGAGCAAGACATTTTAAGAGTTCGTGTGCCGACAACAGGGATAATTGAGTATCCCTTTGATTTAGAAGAAATCAGATTTAG aatgGTGGACGTCGGTGGCCAGAGATCCGAGAGAAGAAAGTGGATTCATTGTTTTGAAAATGTGACatcaattatatttttggtagCGCTATCGGAATACGATCAAATTTTGTTTGAATCTGATAATGAG AATCGAATGGAAGAGTCTAAAGCTTTATTTAGGACGATAATTACCTATCCATGGTTCCAGAACTCGTCAGTTATTCTTTTCCTGAACAAGAAGGACTTGTTGGAGGAGAAAATTATGTATTCGCATTTGGTAGACTATTTCCCTGAATACGATG GTCCACAGCGAGATGCAATAGCGGCCCGAGAATTCATACTGCGAATGTTTGTAGATTTAAATCCAGATTCTGAAAAGATTATCTATTCTCATTTCACCTGTGCTACCG ATACGGAAAACATAAGGTTTGTGTTTGCAGCTGTTAAGGACACAATTCTGCAATCCAACCTTAAGGAATACAATTTGGTCTAA
- the Galphaq gene encoding G protein alpha q subunit isoform X2 has translation MECCLSEEAKEQKRINTEIEKQLRRDKRDARRELKLLLLGTGESGKSTFIKQMRIIHGSGYSEDDKRGYIKLVFQNIFMAMQSMIKAMDMLKISYGQGEHSELADLVMSIDYETVTTFEDPYLNAIKTLWDDAGIQECYDRRREYQLTDSAKYYLSDIARIEQADYLPTEQDILRARVPTTGILEYPFDLDGIVFRMVDVGGQRSERRKWIHCFENVTSIIFLVALSEYDQILFESDNENRMEESKALFRTIITYPWFQNSSVILFLNKKDLLEEKIMYSHLVDYFPEYDGPQRDAIAAREFILRMFVDLNPDSEKIIYSHFTCATDTENIRFVFAAVKDTILQSNLKEYNLV, from the exons ATGGAGTGCTGTTTATCGGAGGAGGCCAAGGAACAAAAGCGCATCAATACGGAAATCGAGAAGCAGTTGCGCCGGGACAAGAGAGATGCGCGTCGCGAGCTTAAACTGTTGTTGCTGG GCACTGGCGAGTCCGGCAAGTCAACATTTATCAAACAGATGCGCATTATCCACGGCAGTGGCTACTCGGAAGACGACAAGCGCGGCTACATCAAGCTGGTCTTTCAGAACATATTCATGGCCATGCAATCAATGATCAAGGCCATGGACATGCTGAAGATATCCTATGGCCAGGGAGAGCATAGC GAACTGGCCGATCTGGTGATGAGCATCGACTACGAAACAGTCACCACGTTTGAGGATCCATACTTGAATGCCATCAAAACGCTGTGGGACGATGCTGGCATCCAGGAGTGCTACGATCGTCGTAGGGAATATCAATTGACAGATTCAGCCAAATA ctACTTGAGCGACATAGCTCGTATTGAGCAGGCCGATTACTTGCCCACTGAGCAGGATATTCTACGTGCTCGTGTGCCCACAACTGGCATCTTAGAGTATCCATTCGATTTGGATGGCATTGTGTTTAG aatgGTGGACGTCGGTGGCCAGAGATCCGAGAGAAGAAAGTGGATTCATTGTTTTGAAAATGTGACatcaattatatttttggtagCGCTATCGGAATACGATCAAATTTTGTTTGAATCTGATAATGAG AATCGAATGGAAGAGTCTAAAGCTTTATTTAGGACGATAATTACCTATCCATGGTTCCAGAACTCGTCAGTTATTCTTTTCCTGAACAAGAAGGACTTGTTGGAGGAGAAAATTATGTATTCGCATTTGGTAGACTATTTCCCTGAATACGATG GTCCACAGCGAGATGCAATAGCGGCCCGAGAATTCATACTGCGAATGTTTGTAGATTTAAATCCAGATTCTGAAAAGATTATCTATTCTCATTTCACCTGTGCTACCG ATACGGAAAACATAAGGTTTGTGTTTGCAGCTGTTAAGGACACAATTCTGCAATCCAACCTTAAGGAATACAATTTGGTCTAA
- the Galphaq gene encoding G protein alpha q subunit isoform X4 has translation MECCLSEEAKEQKRINTEIEKQLRRDKRDARRELKLLLLGTGESGKSTFIKQMRIIHGSGYSEDDKRGYIKLVFQNIFMAMQSMIKAMDMLKISYGQGEHSELADLVMSIDYETVTTFEDPYLNAIKTLWDDAGIQECYDRRREYQLTDSAKYYLSDIARIEQADYLPTEQDILRARVPTTGILEYPFDLDGIVFRMVDVGGQRSERRKWIHCFENVTSIIFLVALSEYDQILFESDNENRMEESKALFRTIITYPWFQNSSVILFLNKKDLLEEKIMYSHLVDYFPEYDGPKQDHAAAKQFVLKKYLACNPDPERQCYSHFTTATDTENIKLVFCAVKDTIMQNALKEFNLG, from the exons ATGGAGTGCTGTTTATCGGAGGAGGCCAAGGAACAAAAGCGCATCAATACGGAAATCGAGAAGCAGTTGCGCCGGGACAAGAGAGATGCGCGTCGCGAGCTTAAACTGTTGTTGCTGG GCACTGGCGAGTCCGGCAAGTCAACATTTATCAAACAGATGCGCATTATCCACGGCAGTGGCTACTCGGAAGACGACAAGCGCGGCTACATCAAGCTGGTCTTTCAGAACATATTCATGGCCATGCAATCAATGATCAAGGCCATGGACATGCTGAAGATATCCTATGGCCAGGGAGAGCATAGC GAACTGGCCGATCTGGTGATGAGCATCGACTACGAAACAGTCACCACGTTTGAGGATCCATACTTGAATGCCATCAAAACGCTGTGGGACGATGCTGGCATCCAGGAGTGCTACGATCGTCGTAGGGAATATCAATTGACAGATTCAGCCAAATA ctACTTGAGCGACATAGCTCGTATTGAGCAGGCCGATTACTTGCCCACTGAGCAGGATATTCTACGTGCTCGTGTGCCCACAACTGGCATCTTAGAGTATCCATTCGATTTGGATGGCATTGTGTTTAG aatgGTGGACGTCGGTGGCCAGAGATCCGAGAGAAGAAAGTGGATTCATTGTTTTGAAAATGTGACatcaattatatttttggtagCGCTATCGGAATACGATCAAATTTTGTTTGAATCTGATAATGAG AATCGAATGGAAGAGTCTAAAGCTTTATTTAGGACGATAATTACCTATCCATGGTTCCAGAACTCGTCAGTTATTCTTTTCCTGAACAAGAAGGACTTGTTGGAGGAGAAAATTATGTATTCGCATTTGGTAGACTATTTCCCTGAATACGATG GTCCCAAGCAGGATCACGCTGCAGCCAAACAGtttgttttgaaaaaatacCTGGCCTGCAATCCAGATCCAGAACGTCAATGCTACTCGCATTTCACAACGGCCACAG ATACCGAAAACATCAAACTTGTGTTCTGCGCTGTCAAAGATACAATTATGCAAAATGCACTTAAGGAATTCAATTTGGGCTAA
- the Galphaq gene encoding G protein alpha q subunit isoform X3, whose product MECCLSEEAKEQKRINTEIEKQLRRDKRDARRELKLLLLGTGESGKSTFIKQMRIIHGSGYSEDDKRGYIKLVFQNIFMAMQSMIKAMDMLKISYGQGEHSELADLVMSIDYETVTTFEDPYLNAIKTLWDDAGIQECYDRRREYQLTDSAKYYLKDLDRVAQPAYLPTEQDILRVRVPTTGIIEYPFDLEEIRFRMVDVGGQRSERRKWIHCFENVTSIIFLVALSEYDQILFESDNENRMEESKALFRTIITYPWFQNSSVILFLNKKDLLEEKIMYSHLVDYFPEYDGPKQDHAAAKQFVLKKYLACNPDPERQCYSHFTTATDTENIKLVFCAVKDTIMQNALKEFNLG is encoded by the exons ATGGAGTGCTGTTTATCGGAGGAGGCCAAGGAACAAAAGCGCATCAATACGGAAATCGAGAAGCAGTTGCGCCGGGACAAGAGAGATGCGCGTCGCGAGCTTAAACTGTTGTTGCTGG GCACTGGCGAGTCCGGCAAGTCAACATTTATCAAACAGATGCGCATTATCCACGGCAGTGGCTACTCGGAAGACGACAAGCGCGGCTACATCAAGCTGGTCTTTCAGAACATATTCATGGCCATGCAATCAATGATCAAGGCCATGGACATGCTGAAGATATCCTATGGCCAGGGAGAGCATAGC GAACTGGCCGATCTGGTGATGAGCATCGACTACGAAACAGTCACCACGTTTGAGGATCCATACTTGAATGCCATCAAAACGCTGTGGGACGATGCTGGCATCCAGGAGTGCTACGATCGTCGTAGGGAATATCAATTGACAGATTCAGCCAAATA TTATCTGAAGGATCTCGATCGTGTGGCTCAACCTGCATATTTACCCACTGAGCAAGACATTTTAAGAGTTCGTGTGCCGACAACAGGGATAATTGAGTATCCCTTTGATTTAGAAGAAATCAGATTTAG aatgGTGGACGTCGGTGGCCAGAGATCCGAGAGAAGAAAGTGGATTCATTGTTTTGAAAATGTGACatcaattatatttttggtagCGCTATCGGAATACGATCAAATTTTGTTTGAATCTGATAATGAG AATCGAATGGAAGAGTCTAAAGCTTTATTTAGGACGATAATTACCTATCCATGGTTCCAGAACTCGTCAGTTATTCTTTTCCTGAACAAGAAGGACTTGTTGGAGGAGAAAATTATGTATTCGCATTTGGTAGACTATTTCCCTGAATACGATG GTCCCAAGCAGGATCACGCTGCAGCCAAACAGtttgttttgaaaaaatacCTGGCCTGCAATCCAGATCCAGAACGTCAATGCTACTCGCATTTCACAACGGCCACAG ATACCGAAAACATCAAACTTGTGTTCTGCGCTGTCAAAGATACAATTATGCAAAATGCACTTAAGGAATTCAATTTGGGCTAA